CCCTGCTCCTTCGGCCTTTTCCAGAAAATACGAAGAGATGGAGGACGAATAAGAGAGATTGGGAACCGAAGGCAAAATGTTCAAGATTCtctcttaggccatccacaataggaatagcccagtaatagcccagccatagcccagtcactgccacatcatcagcactaaaaatcctcctgccacatcatcaaaccaagcaaatagcccagcaatagcccaaccatagcctagccacataatatccacatcactattagtaaatatatacaaaatgaaataattaacaatcacacaatatacgaaatttaatttacgatacatatacgggaaacattaataatactgttaaaattttaaaaagtacaataatttaaaaaaagtacaataatttaaaaaaatttacaataatttttaaaaaagtacaataattcactcctcgtagccgtcctcgtctcctccgtcgctgtcgccaccatcgcctccgcctccgtcgccgccgcctctacttCCGTCggcttccctccgtgccgcctccaaatcctcctgcatgctcaggagcaatgtttgaagcaaactccctgaagtagactcgttgttgagatccatttaccgttgttgatcttgtacagaaatttagatagagagagtactcgttaatacaagtggtgcgaatgaaaatgacaggcaagtcgcgtatatatagtgtttcggaaacaaaaaaaattaaaaattcgcgctaggcggtgcgataggcgatccggacgctgcaatagcgcctagcggatcgcctagcgcaccgcctagcgccgcggaaccccgagcgctaggcggttttttttgcGAAATCCGgtaggcggctgcaatagatcgcctagcgccggcgctcggctaggcggtgcgctaggcgctattgtggatgctcttatggttGGAACTTGGAAGGAAAGGTAGACAATTGTTTTCTTCGTGCTTCGTGCTACGACAAACATCCTAAAATCTATGAAGAAAAACGAGCTTATTTGATTCATCATATCAATTCCTTCTAAGGAACAATTAAATTCTACAAACACGTGGAATTAAATTAAGACTAAAGgctcattttggtccttaacatattgcgatttttttattttagtccaaaacattatcttttgaattattcggtctctcacaaataaaaacgggtcacatttggtccattttggactgttctgtcaaaaatttgactgtcaacgaattttaattacattttgaccggattaagttaataaatatattttattaatgtctaatatctaattaactcaaatctaataaatttattttgaattttggaatGGGTGTTTTATCAAACATTTGGTGTGCAACCAAGTTTGTACCACTTCTTCTTGCTCTCACCATTccaaagaaaacacaaattGTTCCACCACTCCAGATTGTTCACAACAACACTACAATTAAGCCGATTGTTCACCATTCCAAATTTTTCATCATCTCAAACTCCATTACTTCAActacttaaattttatttagaaTAAATGTAAAATGAAAATACAGAAAATGAATTAATCAAATACTCTGAAATACTCCAACTCCTGCTTCGCCCACCCCAAAGTCATGGCCGCCGGCATCCTCACCTCCGCCGCCCTCCTCCTCTCGGCGCCACCAGCCTCATGAACCTCGCCTACAAGCTCATCCCCATCGCCATCTTCCTCGGCATCTAGCTCGCCCAGGGCCTCTCCTTCGCCATCACCGCCGTCAAATATATCAAATCCGAGCAAAACTTCGCCAAATCCAAATCCGCCGGCGACTGTCCCTAGCTCGGCCTCGACGGGCTCATCCTAGCCCTGGCATGTGCCTCCTTCATCCTCCTTATTAACGGCTCTGGCAACGAAACCGAATAGAAACCAACCAAGTCGATGACATCGAAATCAATTGACCAAATcgaagaaaaagtagaaaaatccTAAATTCATCACATCAATTCCATCCGTATTCCTTACTTTTTTACCTCAAGcattcaatcacttttttttacCTAAAGCAATCAATCACTTCAAACCATTAGAAATCAATTTAATCAAAATCTTGAAGCATTCACGGAAGGAAGGGTTCATAAAAATGCACAATTTCACTGATGATGAACTTGAGTCACTGTAATACCTGGGGTTCTTCGTTGCGTCGCTGAAAggggaagaaggaagaagatgaaagagaaataaaagTGCTTATATACTTTATTGCGTGTCTGAAAGAGAAAGaatgaagaaggaagaagaataattgtttattttctaaataattaaaaaatgtaatcaATATATATAATTGGGTCAAAATTGGCTTAACAGTCATTGACCGTTTATTTATCACGGCGCCGTCCATTTTGGACTGATTTCggcccgatttcaaatgtgagggaccgaataactcaaaagataatgttttggaccaaaattaaaaaaatcgcaatatgttaaggaccaaaatgaaTATTTAGTCTTAAATTAATGATCTGAGTCTCAGACATAAACAAAGATATATACATGGTGATGTGCAGCCGAAAATACTTTTGAGTTGGAGAGGGAATGAGGGCATAAACGGATCACTTGTTATAGAAAATTATTGTTTTCACTACAAAGTTTCTATTTATACACAATATATTAACGAGGTGCGATTGTCCATTGCAAGAAGAAGGCCTATCAAAGGCCCTTCCCATATGTTCGTTGGAACGGCCTAGGCTGATCCcattatcttttttcttttttgattttttaatccATATTTTCTAATATATATACCCCATCCCCTTCATTCTATTTCCCATACCATcatctttttcttctctcactaattttatttaaatttgcacctcgttgtatttttcttttcaatattataatacaacgaatatttttgtttattaatatttttgcatttaaatttatttaatttgataacatattaaatatagaagtgctaattaaaaattaaaataaaataatgatgacgtaaaaatgaaatggaataaGAGGATCCTTCCATTGCAGGTAGATAGACTATTAGGTCAAATGCTGATGTAGAATGAGAGGGCCCTATGGGAAAGACCTATGGAAACGGAAGTGCCCTAGTTAGTGGTATTCTTATTTCTTTTAGTGGGTAAACTTTATCAGATAAGAGCATCCATAGTGGGGCGGatgataggccgcccgatgcctcaggcacgccatcgtccgccactgtgggtgcgcggacgacggacgatgcgtcgtccgcgccctaagcttagtccgcggatgaagcgcggacgatagggcatcatccgcgccatcgtccgcccactgtgggcgacgcggacgatgcaacgcgtttttgtttttttttttttgaaatttgtctatttaaagCTCGattctcattctatttttcatacgaacatttctcgcatctctcatttctctcatctctcacatttctccatctctcacaagccaaaatgaaccacgacgacgaccggagttcctctgaggacggtagtccgaccttgactcaagccttagatgcagccgttcaAGGATTACCTACgagcttcaatgaggttctatctagacaggcctcaatgcgcaaccaacacgaccatgcgcagctcatgaacgacatgattgaagaagtgtgggctcgtaaccgccgtcgctgagtttgcgtattttttaaaaattcgtattgtaatgtattaattttataaatgaaatgaaggtttttcccaatttttgtagttatttaaatattcaaataaaagaaaatgcttagggcgccccactgcaggtggaagggcagaaggataaaatgctgacttggcggtgcatagggcgggctttagggcgcgtcttagggcgccccactgatGCCCTAAAGCTCCAACATCTTCTCTTTCATCCTCTCATTTTTGCACTTATTTGAAAATTGCAGTGCTCCTTTACCATATAAATATTTCTTGAATCTCAATTGATTATCTACTCAAAAGTAAAGAAATTCAATCAAAATATAAGATTGATCATCTCATCCATAAATGACATTAATTAATCCATCTGCCATGAAACACCCCACTAGTTATGAATCAACGTAGCACTAGTGTAGCACTTGTTATACTTAATAGTCCATATTAAATAGAGATACGAGCATTATACTACTCCTAATAATTATCACTAAACAACATTAGGGGATGATGTTGGTTAATCTGAGGCCTTGAAGCTTGATGAAGATTTATATGGCAGCTGAACCTTTTCTGCCTCTTTATGATCCTTTGTTTTACCCCATACCACCATGTACAACCCAACAACAGTCACCACAGCTCCACCAGCCCTGCAAAATTCCAATTCACTCGATGAAGATTTTGCCTAATTGTAAACGACAAAACGGTTCTATATAGACAACGGCAACGTTTTTTTCACTAAAAGCGCTACTTACATTCCAACTCTCATTTGCTCGGCAAAAATGAAAGAACTCAAAATTGCGACGATGATCAAGTTCAAAGGATTGAATGCTGTCAGGAAAACTGGCCCTTTAGCATTTATCACCACTCCAGCAAGATAAAAACTCATTCCAGAATTGAGTATTCCCTGTATCCCTCAcacaatattaataaataaacaaaacgtgataattttagatcattttttttatcataaattatGACTTACACCATAAACATAAGCCAATAGCTTAGCGTCCCATCCCAAAGCCCATATGGCGGTATTGCCCCTAAAGTGAGCGCAGTTCCGATGACTGCTCCGATCATGCAGGTGGCCGCTGTGAGGGAAAGTCCGGCTCAATGATCTGAGTCTCAGACATAAACGGCTGGTTATCAGAACTTTACCCAATTTATTGTTCGTCGGCAGGGCAGCTTCGATTTCCCTCCAGTCTAAGGGAGTCCACACGTCGTCCATGAAGAGTAAGAACCTTCCCTTCTCCAGATGAGACCGGACTAGTGGGCGAAGTTCGATGATGT
This portion of the Salvia splendens isolate huo1 chromosome 10, SspV2, whole genome shotgun sequence genome encodes:
- the LOC121751405 gene encoding uncharacterized protein LOC121751405; translated protein: MLSPSWACRSCLFEFPVLIWVYVSQEFNVREVFLTILKKFTREDMSGNDIIELRPLVRSHLEKGRFLLFMDDVWTPLDWREIEAALPTNNKLGKVLITSRLCLRLRSLSRTFPHSGHLHDRSSHRNCAHFRGNTAIWALGWDAKLLAYVYGGILNSGMSFYLAGVVINAKGPVFLTAFNPLNLIIVAILSSFIFAEQMRVGMAGGAVVTVVGLYMVVWGKTKDHKEAEKVQLPYKSSSSFKASD